A window from Thunnus albacares chromosome 19, fThuAlb1.1, whole genome shotgun sequence encodes these proteins:
- the LOC122969381 gene encoding major histocompatibility complex class I-related gene protein-like isoform X1, with the protein MKDFMLLLLFCHVASPGKHSLKLFTTTSSGVKNFPDYVGVALVDEVQWGYYDSIINTVEAKQDWSQKMFEDDPQHLEWCTQRCLLNQYYYKPHIDILKQQLNQTEGVHIFQRMNSCEWDDETGEVNGFIQFGYDGEDFIVLDLKTLTWIALKPQAVITKHKWDRDRAHNERWNYFLTQQCPELVKRYLDLGKSSLLRTELPSVSLLQKTSSSPVSCHATGFYPTRAMMFWRKDGEELHEDVEHGELLPNHDGSFQMSVDLNLSSVSPEDWRRYECVFYLSGAKNDIVTKLDKKVIRTNWVSPSEFPAGPVIGGVVGLLLLLAVCITGVFIWRRRDNASDSSSSDPSSVKDAALN; encoded by the exons ATGAAGGATTTCATGTTGTTGCTTCTCTTTTGCCATGTTGCATCTCCAG GGAAACATTCGCTGAAGCTTTTCACCACAACGTCCTCTGGAGTCAAAAACTTCCCAGATTATGTGGGTGTTGCATTGGTTGATGAAGTTCAATGGGGATACTATGACAGCATCATTAACACAGTGGAAGCCAAACAGGACTGgtcacaaaaaatgtttgaagaTGATCCACAGCACTTGGAGTGGTGCACTCAGAGGTGTTTATTAAACCAATATTACTACAAACCTCACATTGACATTTTGAAGCAGCaactgaaccaaactgaag gtgtccaCATCTTCCAGAGGATGAATAGCTGTGAATGGGATGATGAGACTGGAGAGGTTAATGGGTTTATTCAGTTTGGTTATGATGGAGAAGACTTCATAGTATTGGACCTGAAGACACTGACATGGATCGCTCTAAAACCACAAGCTGTCATCACCAAACACAAGTGGGACAGAGATAGAGCTCACAATGAAAGGTGGAACTACTTCCTCACCCAGCAGTGCCCTGAGTTAGTGAAGAGATATTTGGACCTTGGGAAGAGCTCTCTGCTGAGAACAG AGCTtccctcagtgtctctcctccagAAGACATCCTCTTCTCCAGTCAGCTGCCACGCTACAGGTTTCTACCCTACCAGAGCCATGATGTtctggaggaaagatggagaggagcttCATGAGGACGTGGAACACGGAGAGCTCCTCCCCAACCATGATGGATCCTTCCAGATGAGTGTTGATCTGAACCTTTCATCAGTCTCACCTGAAGACTGGAGGAGGTAcgaatgtgtgttttatctctctGGTGCAAAGAACGACATCGTCACCAAACTGGACAAAAAAGTGATCAGAACCAACTGGG tttctccttCAGAGTTCCCTGCTGGTCCTGTTATTGGAGGTGTTGtaggactgctgctgctcctggcaGTCTGCATCACTGGAGTCTTCATCTGGAGAAGGAGAGATAATG CTTCAGACTCATCATCCTCTGATCCATCTTCAGTCAAAGATGCAGCTCTTAACTGA
- the LOC122969381 gene encoding major histocompatibility complex class I-related gene protein-like isoform X2 — translation MKDFMLLLLFCHVASPGKHSLKLFTTTSSGVKNFPDYVGVALVDEVQWGYYDSIINTVEAKQDWSQKMFEDDPQHLEWCTQRCLLNQYYYKPHIDILKQQLNQTEGVHIFQRMNSCEWDDETGEVNGFIQFGYDGEDFIVLDLKTLTWIALKPQAVITKHKWDRDRAHNERWNYFLTQQCPELVKRYLDLGKSSLLRTELPSVSLLQKTSSSPVSCHATGFYPTRAMMFWRKDGEELHEDVEHGELLPNHDGSFQMSVDLNLSSVSPEDWRRYECVFYLSGAKNDIVTKLDKKVIRTNWEFPAGPVIGGVVGLLLLLAVCITGVFIWRRRDNASDSSSSDPSSVKDAALN, via the exons ATGAAGGATTTCATGTTGTTGCTTCTCTTTTGCCATGTTGCATCTCCAG GGAAACATTCGCTGAAGCTTTTCACCACAACGTCCTCTGGAGTCAAAAACTTCCCAGATTATGTGGGTGTTGCATTGGTTGATGAAGTTCAATGGGGATACTATGACAGCATCATTAACACAGTGGAAGCCAAACAGGACTGgtcacaaaaaatgtttgaagaTGATCCACAGCACTTGGAGTGGTGCACTCAGAGGTGTTTATTAAACCAATATTACTACAAACCTCACATTGACATTTTGAAGCAGCaactgaaccaaactgaag gtgtccaCATCTTCCAGAGGATGAATAGCTGTGAATGGGATGATGAGACTGGAGAGGTTAATGGGTTTATTCAGTTTGGTTATGATGGAGAAGACTTCATAGTATTGGACCTGAAGACACTGACATGGATCGCTCTAAAACCACAAGCTGTCATCACCAAACACAAGTGGGACAGAGATAGAGCTCACAATGAAAGGTGGAACTACTTCCTCACCCAGCAGTGCCCTGAGTTAGTGAAGAGATATTTGGACCTTGGGAAGAGCTCTCTGCTGAGAACAG AGCTtccctcagtgtctctcctccagAAGACATCCTCTTCTCCAGTCAGCTGCCACGCTACAGGTTTCTACCCTACCAGAGCCATGATGTtctggaggaaagatggagaggagcttCATGAGGACGTGGAACACGGAGAGCTCCTCCCCAACCATGATGGATCCTTCCAGATGAGTGTTGATCTGAACCTTTCATCAGTCTCACCTGAAGACTGGAGGAGGTAcgaatgtgtgttttatctctctGGTGCAAAGAACGACATCGTCACCAAACTGGACAAAAAAGTGATCAGAACCAACTGGG AGTTCCCTGCTGGTCCTGTTATTGGAGGTGTTGtaggactgctgctgctcctggcaGTCTGCATCACTGGAGTCTTCATCTGGAGAAGGAGAGATAATG CTTCAGACTCATCATCCTCTGATCCATCTTCAGTCAAAGATGCAGCTCTTAACTGA